A single genomic interval of Ovis aries strain OAR_USU_Benz2616 breed Rambouillet chromosome 9, ARS-UI_Ramb_v3.0, whole genome shotgun sequence harbors:
- the PCMTD1 gene encoding protein-L-isoaspartate O-methyltransferase domain-containing protein 1 isoform X2, whose protein sequence is MKILLKVGGILVMPIEDQLTQIMRTGQNTWESKNILAVSFAPLVQPSKNDNGKPDSVGLPPCAVRNLQDLARIYIRRTLRNFINDEMQAKGIPQRAPPKRKRKRVKQRINTYVFVGNQLIPQPLDSEEDEKMEEDKEEEEKEPGEALKPEEPPQNLLREKIMKLPLPESLKAYLTYFREK, encoded by the exons ATGAAGATTCTGCTGAAAGTCGGGGGCATTCTGGTCATGCCCATAGAGGACCAG TTAACACAAATTATGCGAACTGGACAGAACACTTGGGAAAGTAAAAACATCCTTGCTGTGTCATTTGCTCCGCTTGTGCAGCCAAGTAAGAATGACAACGGCAAGCCAGACTCTGTGGGCCTCC CCCCCTGTGCTGTCAGGAACCTGCAGGACTTGGCTCGCATTTACATCCGACGCACACTTAGGAATTTCATAAACGATGAGATGCAGGCCAAGGGGATTCCTCAGAGGGCTCCGCCCAAAAGGAAGAGGAAGCGGGTCAAGCAGAGGATTAACACTTACGTCTTTGTGGGCAACCAACTCATCCCCCAGCCTCTCGACAGTGAGGAGGACGAGAAGATGGAggaagacaaagaggaggaggagaaggagccggGCGAAGCCTTGAAGCCGGAGGAGCCGCCCCAAAACCTGCTGCGGGAGAAGATCATGAAGCTGCCCCTGCCAGAGTCTCTAAAAGCCTACTTGACATACTTCAGGGAGAAATAG